A DNA window from Tindallia californiensis contains the following coding sequences:
- the tuf gene encoding elongation factor Tu codes for MAKEKFERSKTHVNIGTIGHVDHGKTTLTAAITCVLNKRFGTGAAVAFDMIDKAPEERERGITISTAHVEYETEGRHYAHVDCPGHADYVKNMITGAAQMDGAILVVSAADGPMPQTREHILLSRQVGVPYIVVFMNKCDMVDDEELLELVELEIRDLLNEYDFPGDDTPIFKGSALKALEDPDGEWAEHIVEMFKEVDEYIPEPERDVDKPFLMPVEDVFSITGRGTVATGRVERGTVKVQEEVQLVGLSEEPRKLVVTGVEMFRKLLDFAQAGDNIGLLLRGIQRDEIERGQVLAKTGSINPHTKFKAEVYVLKKEEGG; via the coding sequence AAGAAGTAAAACACACGTAAACATAGGAACAATAGGGCACGTAGACCATGGTAAAACTACGTTAACAGCAGCGATCACCTGCGTACTGAACAAGAGATTTGGAACAGGAGCCGCCGTAGCCTTTGACATGATTGACAAAGCACCAGAAGAAAGAGAAAGAGGAATCACCATTTCAACAGCGCACGTAGAGTATGAGACAGAAGGAAGACATTATGCACACGTAGACTGCCCGGGGCATGCGGATTACGTAAAGAACATGATCACCGGAGCAGCACAAATGGACGGAGCGATCCTAGTAGTATCAGCCGCCGACGGACCAATGCCACAAACCAGAGAACACATCCTATTATCCCGACAAGTAGGAGTACCGTACATTGTAGTCTTCATGAACAAATGCGACATGGTAGATGACGAAGAACTACTGGAACTGGTAGAATTGGAAATTCGCGACCTATTAAACGAATACGACTTCCCAGGAGACGACACACCGATCTTCAAAGGAAGCGCCCTGAAAGCATTAGAAGATCCAGACGGCGAGTGGGCAGAGCACATTGTAGAAATGTTTAAGGAAGTAGACGAATACATCCCAGAGCCAGAAAGAGATGTAGACAAACCCTTCCTAATGCCAGTAGAAGACGTATTCTCCATCACCGGACGAGGAACCGTAGCAACAGGCCGAGTAGAAAGAGGAACTGTAAAAGTACAAGAAGAAGTACAATTAGTAGGCTTGTCAGAAGAACCACGCAAGCTAGTAGTAACCGGAGTAGAAATGTTTAGAAAACTGTTAGACTTTGCACAAGCAGGAGACAACATTGGACTATTGCTACGAGGAATCCAACGAGATGAAATCGAAAGAGGACAAGTACTAGCTAAGACAGGAAGCATCAATCCACACACAAAATTCAAAGCCGAAGTATACGTATTGAAAAAAGAAGAAGGTGG